In a genomic window of Salvelinus fontinalis isolate EN_2023a chromosome 7, ASM2944872v1, whole genome shotgun sequence:
- the LOC129859077 gene encoding apolipoprotein D-like — translation MFPIFWILLLLPLVSAQTYHWGPCPTPSVQPNFNLQQYLGTWYEIAKLPASFERGKCIQADYTLRGDGTIRVLNSQFYKGKVRTVEGTAVVQDPKKPAKLGVSFSYFTPYSPYWVLSTDYVSGAVVYSCTDVLRIFHVDYAWILGRSRFLPAEEVEYARQLLAKENIDTFKMSVTDQTGCD, via the exons ATGTTTCCTATATTTTggatcctcctccttctccctctggtCTCCGCGCAGACATACCATTGGGGTCCATGCCCCACCCCCAGTGTCCAGCCCAACTTTAACCTGCAGCag TACCTGGGCACGTGGTATGAGATAGCGAAACTTCCAGCATCCTTTGAGAGAGGGAAATGCATCCAGGCCGATTACACTCTGAGGGGAGACGGCACCATCAGAGTCCTCAACTCCCAGTTCTA TAAAGGTAAGGTGCGGACTGTGGAGGGGACAGCAGTGGTCCAGGACCCAAAAAAACCAGCCAAACTGGGAGTCAGCTTCTCCTACT TCACTCCCTATAGTCCGTACTGGGTGCTGAGTACTGACTATGTGAGTGGAGCGGTGGTGTACAGCTGTACTGACGTGTTGAGGATTTTCCATGTCGACTACGCCTGGATCCTGGGACGTTCCCGCTTCTTGCCTGCAGAGGAAGTAGAGTACGCCAGGCAGCTGCTGGCTAAAGAAAACATTGACACCTTCAAGATGAGTGTTACTGATCAAACGGGCTGCGACTAG